Below is a genomic region from Salvelinus fontinalis isolate EN_2023a chromosome 2, ASM2944872v1, whole genome shotgun sequence.
AAACTCCGTGACAATGCTCTGATCATTGGCTGATCGCTCCCAACCaatgttggttaatgttgcataggcttaagtttaagtcatgtttaaaaaaaaatctgagcgttagatctcggcttgcattttaACTCGGTGATCTtgaaaaaggttggtgaccactgttctacaattttccctgttaacactatcaacatttccctttactgtggaaaTTGTGATTGAATCAATGCATTATTAGCCATTTTATATGCAACAAAaggaactatgcaagagattttgttgttgGCAGAACGCATCGGAGATGGATTCTATTGCATTGGTACACAcgactcagcccgtactctacacagaccggtggggcataaccaatcagagctgcagtaggcctttatgcaaatagaccatttccatatggatctgtgccatttacttttaactggactgtgtttacagcatacGTGGTAGTGAGTAGATATGCTTGTTTTGAGTTTAAAGCGAGAGCAGTATGTAGCCAcgtttgcacattttgttcatcaaatttatttatatagcccttcttacgtcagctgatatctcaaagtgctgtacagaaacccagcctaaaaccccaaacagcaagcaaagcaggtgtagaagcaattTTCATgtcctttgctagttagttagTAGCCCAGTTttatcatttgtagtcagcaataggggaatgattgcttcctacaagagcacagaaCGTGTACATTTCTAGGCATCTTTGAaaagagtcaggtaaagagctttaaaaaaaaaaaaaaaaaaaaaaccttatagtggcagtgttgtattattttgtaaagtggtttcttgcatcaacaAAACATTTTCAGTCGCCTCCTTGTCtaaaggacaagtggataaacaggttaatgtcaagccctgcatgttttttttcaaGTCTTATGGAATGTAGGCTtacaatgaacagcatttttttGTGGAACATTACTCCCAACCCATAGGAATCTCCACCCAGTTTACATTCAAATGGCAGAAGCCCTCAATGGTAATGTCCATGCCAAAATGGATATAACTCCTCTAGAGCCCTCTTTTTACCTTTTATGGTGTAAAGTGACGCGGGAGGGGAAACATATAATCCAAAGACACTTCTATGAGTGGTCTGATGCATTTGTTAGATTACGAGCATTTAAGTGCAACATTGGTAGCGATGGTTTTGGAAAACAGCTTAGATTGAACACTAAACCCGGCCCAGTACAGTTTCTTAGTGGAAAATGGTAAAGGTAATAAGTTATGGCAGAAGAGACTGATTTTTACATTGTCCCCTCTGTTCAGATTCTGAGAAGTCCTCCTCCAGCGGTGAAGAGGACGACCAGGAGAGGGAGGCTGAGGATGATGCAGAGGCGCCCAGCTTCGTCATGGGGAAGAGGTGAATGCCTGCCACCGGGTCATGAGACACACTTCAGGAAGAAATTGAACAGGGGGGTCAATATCGAATACCTGTTTAGAAATTAACACAGCTGAGCAACACAGCCCAGCTTTTATCAATGTCATGAACTCCATAGACATCTGAGAGAGAACAAAGGGAGATGAGCCTATGTTAGGGAACTGACATTCTTCCAAACTCATGTTTATAGTTTAGAGCCATGTTACCTGGCCCTGGTCCTCGGGTACcgccaacagtacacattttttgttgtagccctggacaaacacacctcattcaactcattgagggcttgatgattagttgacaagttgaaacaggtGTGCTTGTCAAGGGTTACAAGAAaaatgtactgttgggggtactcaaggaacagggttggggaACACTGGTTTTAGAGGACCTCGTTCCAATTCAGTGAATCGAGGTTGACAAAGCTGGGTTTCGCAtttattaggcaccaaacggaagaaaactgactgaaacagggagggaataCCTGAACTTGAAATGCTCCTATAAGAAATACATATTttggttttctgttgcaaaaccttttgctacagtgtgccctaatgaatgcAATAATACAGGTGTCTCTCATTTGAAACATTTTCCTTTTGTGTGGTAGTATAATTGCTCACTTGTTAATTTTTTTATACTGTActtgtgtatatatttttaataaacaTCTGGGAAGAATAAGGCCTATATTTGCTGTATTTTCCTCCTGTAGAATCTTCTGGAATAGTTTATTACTAAATGATAGCCCAATTTCATAAGCCATACATTTACTTAAGGACAAGCATTGTCAAGCTATTTTCACAGTGCTGATCAGGACATAACTCCTATAAGGGTCACCACTCTTGAAATGAATTTGGGGAAGGATAATGGATTTCTTTGAGTATTTGTTCTAAGAGGAAAGCAGATGCTTGTATTAGGATTTTTATAGAGAAGTGCTTGCAGTAATAACCTGGGTAAAACATGGATCTGCAATTACTTTACCAGGAAGCAATCATTGCAGGGTATGTTGTCATCTTTATTGCATGTGTCTTGTTCATCcaatgacatacagtaccagtaaaaaatTTGGTCACCTACTAATTCAAAGGTTTTGCTTTCCAAGGGTttaactattttatacattgtcaaactatgaaattacgcatggaatcatttagtatccaaaaagtgttcaacaaatcaaaatgagattcttcaaagtattatctggaatgcttttccaacagtcttgaaggagttcccacatatgctgggcacttgttggttgcttttccttcactctgcggtccaactcatcccaaaccatctcaattgggttgaggtcaggtgattgtggaggccaggtcatctgatgcagcactccttccctctccttcttggtcaaatagccctaacgcagcctggaggtgtgttgggtcattgttctgttgaaaaacaaatgatagtcccagtaagcgcaaaccagatgggatggtgtggcaatgctggttaagtgtgccttgaattctaaataaaatcaccaacagtgtcaccagcaaagcacatcacacctccatgcttcatggtgggaaccacacatgcggagatcatccgttcacctactctgcatctcacaaagacacggcatctggaaccaaaaatctaaaatttggactcatcagagcaaaggacatatttccaccggtcgaATGTCCATTGTTAATGttacttggcccaagcaagtcttcttcttattggtgtcctttagtagtggtttctttgcagcaattcaaccatgaaggcctgattcatgcagtcattgtaagtaagaatttgtaaTTCTTGCCTAGCTAagtaaagttaaaaaaaaaagttgatattgagatgtctgttacttgaactctgtgaagcatttatttgggctacaatcggaggtgcagttaactctaatgaacttgtcctctgcagcagaggtaactctgggtcttcctttcctgtggtggttctcatgagagccagtttcatcatagtgcttgatggtttttgcgactgcacttgaaagtccttaaaatgttccagattgactgaccttcatgtcttaaagtaatgatggactgtcatttctctttgcttatttgagctgttcttgccataatatggacttggtcttttaccaagtagggctatcttctgtataccacccctaccttgtcacaacacaactgattggctcaaatgcattaagaaggaaagaaattccacaaattaacaatgcacacctgttaattgaaatgcattccgagtgactacctcatgaagctagttgacaaaatgccaagtgtgcaaaaatgtcaaggcaaagggtggctactttgaaaaatatcaaatattttgatttgtaacacttttttggttactacatgattccatatatgttatttcatagtttttacgtcttcactattattctacaatgtagaaacttgtttaaaaaataagaaaaaccctggaatgagtaggtgtccaaacttttgaatggtactgtataagGAATAGGCCTCAACTTCTCTACTGAACTCTAAGTTTACAACATAACATTCTATTTAGATTGTTCCTATTCTAAGATTTTTTTAAAGTAAGCTTAATCTTATTTCCACTTCTATCAAGTCTAGACTTTTCACAAACTCCCGAAGTGGGTTGTTGCTCTAAAGTTGCAGAACCTGAGATGCAGCAGTGCAGTTGACAATGTAAACACCTGCCTATATTTATGAAGCTGTCAATGTCTTGTTTACAGTCTCAACGCATTTTGTTTGTAGTCAAATGAAAGTCAAATGTTATGTCACATTATTTTTAGACTAACAGGTGGAATGCTTACTaatgggtccttttccaacaatgcagagttaaagaaaataaaaatagtgacacgaggaataaatacacagtgaataacaactagtaaaaataacatggctatatacagggagtaccagcacCAAGTTGATGTTCAAGattacgaggtaattgaggtagctatgtacatataggtaggggtaaaatgagtaggcaacaggatagataatatactgagtcagtatgcatgtgtgggcgtatgtagtgtgtgtgggtagagaggcaacaggatagataatatactgagtcagtatgcatgtgtgggcgtatgtagtgtgtgtgggtagagaccAGTGTGAGTCGGTGCAAGAGAGCTAGTTAAGTAAATGCAGGTAATCCTGGTAGCTATTTAGCAGCATGgtttagcagtcttattgcttgggggtagaagctgtccatGGTCCACTTGGTTCCAGACTCTGCTTGCTgtgcttgggtgactggagtctttgacagttttttgGGGGCCTTCCTCTGTCATTGCtgggtatagaggtcctggatggcagggagctcggccacagtgatgtactgggctgtactcgCCACCCTCTGTTGCGTCTTGTGTtcgggtgccttgcagttgccgtaccaagcggggatgcagccagtcaagatgctctcaatggtgcagctgtataactttttggatGATCTGCTGGACTGGTGAGGCACACAGGGACAGAACCTAACAATGGATAGTTAGTGGGGTTAATTTCAATGAATGCCAACAAAAATGACTTATTATTGGGAATTTCTAAGTTATACCAGGTCATACAGCCCATTACATATCCTTTACCAACTAATGTCTCatcttgaggtgtgtgtgtttttgacttCAGTTATGGCTCCTCCAAAGACCAGATAGAGATGTCGACTTCTCCTGCACATAGCCCTGGGATCACAAATTACAACACACACCACCCTAGTAACTACTACAGCAATGTCCATTAAGGAAAATACACTTTGCTTTATAATCAAGACATAACTTTTCTTTTATTAAAAAAAGTGATCACTACAGTTTTACATAGCTGATCAAATCAGGTTTGTCTCATTTTGAAAAACACCCTAAACCGTTTAATATGTTTCAATTCCTACAAGTGTTATAATTTGACTTACATAGGATAACCTTTGAAGGTGTGAACATATGTTTGTAATACAAACTGAAGACTAATAACTATGAATAGTTCTGCAGGTATATTTACAGATTCTCAAGCTTTGACATAATGATTGTTTCTTACACCTGTCCGTTTACAATGTAATAAACCACATCTCTGGAGAAATGAATTAACAATTGAGTAACTGGTTAAATCCTGCCAAGAATATGTCAAAGGAATATTCACCTGAATGAAATAATAGTCAACATGGGCTGTGCCATGAGGTTTTGGTGTATTAAGAAAAGAAAACAAAATTGAACAAAGCGTAGGCATGTCTAGGCGTGCAAAACACCTGTAGCAAACACCACAAATGATTTCAATCAGGAATaaccacacacacccatacagacCAACCTGTGCTTGATTCATTCTCTTTTAAAAGGGGATGGGTAGGGAATCTATTTAGGAACATTCACATCAGCTAAGTTCAGTCACTTTCCCAGGAGCAGTGAGCAACATACAGCACACCAAAGTGTTCGAAGAAATGGCATTACTATTTTATGTAGTgttttgcctgtctgtctggactgggttgtgTCAAAGTAAGTGGATTTTTTTTAGCTGTAATATTCACAATATGTCGAGTGTCTGAATCGTTTTTTTGTGGATTGTTAAAGTTATTAATATCCAGGATGATCTTTCACATATGATCTTAAAGGTATTTACCTCAGTTTCAGTTATGCAAGTtatttatttagcctttattttgacggagtcatgctgagaccaaggtctcttttacagatgagccctgtattAAACATATACattaatatacactatacacatcaatacaagaaaagcaaaacacaaacatataaaacaaacaaatcaataaaaaggtcctcaatcagccCTAAAGGAAGCAACCCTTTCCAATTTTAGAGAGTTTTGGAGATAATTCCAGAAGTAAGGtgagaattttttatttttttattttttagctaACTCAGTTGAGATCAAATGGATTTCCAGAGTTCTCTATGTCATTTGAAGTTCCTGTTGTGTTCAGTTGGCTCCAGAGAAAGCATATGTGTCAGAGTTTTTGCTGAAAAACAGGTGGGTTCCATAAAACAAAATGTGTACTATAAGAGACCAACCTTTCTTCAGATTTAATGTGTGAAACTATCAAGCTGACTCCACCAGAATTAGTCAGATGTGCTGAGTTTCTGCTGAACAACATTTCAGAAATGAGTCACTTAAATACAGCGTGGAAAACCCACTCACAATGCTGTATGCTGTATGGAACACTTATAATATTGGGAGGAGACTTAATTACTAGGTGTAGTTTTCAGATCCAATTGGCATGACTGAACTTGAGTAATGTGACGTCTCATATGTTGCACAGTAACCTGACCTCCCTCACTGGTTTAGCCAGTATTGAGAAATTTGGCAAAGATGACAGATAATTTCAATTAAATATATTGATGCAAAGTTGGATAGAAAGTCCATAACAGTGGGCCTGACTTTTTATACAACCGTCAATCAGTTTCACTCGACACACCCGAAATGTGTGTTGGAACATTTCAGGTAAAAGAATAATCTGTAAAAACAAAGAGAGGAAACAGTTTAGAAAAGAAAACATTCTCTTTCATTGTAATGATCAAATTATCAATCATTTTTGGGAATAGTccaaatgtttttttctttgttctTTCACAGTACAAGTCAACAACACTCCTGCAGTAAACCCTTCCAGCTGGGCTGCGAAACTGACCTCTAATTCAGTGATACTGACGTCCCCAAGTTGTTACTTCAACAGTCTGGACAATttgtcctgcaattctacaacTACCTGTGAAATATGGCTCGTATCAGCCATAGATACAGGTACTGGAATCCTCTGCATTTGATAGGAAATATAAAACCAAATGGCATACAGGAAGAGCAATTAAACATTCTTCCGTCTATGATTCATAAAGAAAAAGACATGCAATGTCAACATTTTAGAACGTTTTGGTGCACCaaagtagatacagtatgttgtactTCACATACAGAACAAAGACAAAGAAAGCACAGTATTGCATTTTTGTTATTTCTTATTCTACAACCTTGTTACATTTCAACAGGAGGCAGCAATTTTGATGCCGACAAGAACATGGCCTACATTGACACCCTCTCTCCTTATCCAACCGCCTTCTCTTCCAACACCTCGAAGAAATACTTTTTGACCAAGTTGGGGCTTCAGAAAGACTACCCCTGCCCCATCGTCGCTGGAACAGACTACTTCAGGGTTGGCTCTGACGGTAGCTGCTCCACTCCGAACTGTAATGGAATATTGCCTGTTGGCTCCACTGCCAGGTCAGAACCCCTCCTTCACCCCAGTGCATTGACGTTGGATCTAAGTTGAAGTACCATTGTGTGAATTCAATGCAACCAACCTAAATTATGTTCTTCCACTATTTCAGATTTAAGTATGTTCTTATCAACCCAGCGAACAAAACAGTTGTTGCGGAGAGTTTGTGGTCCAACAACATCACTCTTTACCCTTGTAAGGACTTCCCATATATTTTCTGAATCTACAGTACTCAGTAAATCGGAAATGTCCATGAACCTCTGCTAAACGTAAAAACAACACCATTGTCTATTCCTCCAGTGAAAGACCCTGAAAGAATTGATAATGGCTTTGCTGGAAGGTCTGCGTCCATGATTGTCATAACATCTATCCTGTGTTCCttcctggccttgctgctgctgctATTGCTCATCATGCTGAGCTATGTCCTGTGAGTCATATTACCTACCACCTTTCCCAGTTAAACGTCATAGACATAGGGTTCATAGACACAATGTTCATTTCCATTTCCATAGTCGGCTACTTAGCATGTATCTAATAGGCTACCTAACATTCATTGATTTCTCCAACCCTCTATGTCCTCTGCAGTTGCTGTCGGAAGGAGAAACAGGAAATCCAAGTTCCAGGATCAGTGCGCATGTATGACACTCACAACTTGAAGGACCCTTCCCCCTATGTAAACCGTGCTTATGAGGATGAGCCACAGAGACCCACAGTCACTAGCCCCATTAAGCTCAAGAGCTACactgactatgatttgaaaaaaccGGCCACAGAATTGTAGTAAGTGTTTGTGAGAGGAAAATGTTGCACTTAGTGGTTCATTGGCAACATCAATTTCTTACTGTCATTCATGATCAATATGTTTAAGATATTAAGGCTGGGGGTTTGATAGCTATTTAGAGGTCTGTTGCTTCATTTAAAATAGCTGGAGTCGAGTCCTATGTTTAAAATAATATGTTAAATTCACATTATAGGCTACATTTATTTGGAGGCAATGACTTGTGTCATAAATATAATCTATTTAGACAAACAAAAATATGCAATTGAGTGCACCAAGCTAATCAAAACAAAAAAATGGACCGTATATTAATCGTTTTTTTCCCCTTTTTACAATAATCAAAATAGAAAGAGACGTTCATAATACTCCATTTCTCTCATCTCCTATATGCTGTCATCATTGCTGTGTAGTGTGTAAATGGGTCATTCTATgaaaatgaacattacatttttttaaacaaattgtTTACCAAACTTTGTCATATAATAGCTAACCCCTTAACATTTTAAATCAACATAAATGACAGCTGGTGGGTGACGCCTGTGCTGAAAGGACTAGTAATAAAggactgctaacctacaaagcattacatgggcttgcttctacctatctctccgatttggtcctgccgtacatacctacacgtacgctaaggtcacaagacgcagacctaccctgctggtcatctttgaacgtttgaacatcctggcaatgtactgttataatctccatccggcacagtTGGAACCAGGTTCCTGCCCTTCTAggcagtttttcctagccaccatgcttctacatctgcattgcttgctgtttggggttttaggctgggtttctgtatagcactttgtgacatctgctgatgtaagaagggctttaataaataaatgtgattgattgactAGTAAAGCCCCAgttttgtgagaaaaaaaataaaactaaatgtattgtttaccagcatttttctttttctttggggggggggggggtagatcagTTTTAATGtagcagatagattgtggcttacATTAATGCATAATTTCCAATCTcccatatatatttaaaaatatatttttttctttattatttacccctaaccctaacatccCCCCCTAAttagagtaaactaatggacaacaacacataggcttctacttccatcttatgcatactatatacattttacggacacagtatattttacaatagttatcttttgtttgtttttattccCATCCTACAGCTCCACtcaactcctcccatctatctctgaacactaTCCAGTTTTTATTTCtatgtgccatatatttttaaactgTGCTGTGATTTTCCACAAAAGTTCTgcacctttctattctcatagatcctacatattgtaaattaaaaatacactttttttgctaaaggtattattatattattgatagtCAATCTATGATTTTTTTTAgggctcccgggtggtgcagcggtctaaggcactgcatctcagtgcaacaggcgtcactacagtccctggtccTCCAATTTTTGGGGGCATCTAAAGCACATTTCTACACAATTCTTTATGACACATGGCCCTTCTAGCCATCTCTATTTAGAAAAACAAAAGTAAGCTAAAATGCCCACAGACATCAAGCTAGGTAAGCgattattaaatatatttaagtgattgataagactgaactagatccatgataattcaataatcaatattgtgttgcaataattgaaatgaccagttattcccagatcccagactgtagcttAAACTTAAGCAGCTGTCATGTAGCTACTGTAGGTTTAAGCATCAAttcaagatggaactttgtatcATTCACTGAATATACTGAAAAATTGCACTTGGGACAAGTTCTGCAGCGGGTGGGAGTCAGACAGAAAGCCAGCGGGTGCAGGCAGGAGCGGGATGAAGAAATCGGTCCCACACAGACTTCTACTGTCcaccatgacagtgaagcctgtactgttagagctgtttattactgtGTCCGTGTGGAAAGTAGGGAATTAGCTAGGCAAACTAACATATCAATAAAATTACATTGCCATACTGACTAATAAAACTCACATTGCAATGAAAAAAATATCAATCTTCAATCGTTTGCCGATGGTTTCATCGTTTGATTCAGGTCAAGTTTGAGTGAGGCAAAAATAATAGCTAATGTAAGCCAACTTTTGACCAGCTCTCTAACGGTACATCGACTGGTGAAAGCTTGCCAAGTTCATTAACTTCTGAAACGggacaaaacaaaggctacaaaacatttccCTACAAACAACTGCTGTTAGATAGTAATAATAGCCACCCCATATCGTTGTCTCAGATAAATAGAGGCTAGAGCTGACCTGGCTGTGGTTGCTACTCACTAGCGTAGCttattcattcacctcagtcgagaggggatgaaacattagctaacgttacatgtcagTTACAATACGAGCGCAGCACTGCGAATAAAGACTAGTTTAGTCTTTTTCTGTTAAGTTAAACAACAGTTACCGTGCCAGCTACATCAGTCatctaaagcaggggtgtcaaactcattccacggagggcctagtgtctgcaggtttttgttttttcctttcaataaagccctagacaaccaggtgtggggagttcctaactaattagtgatgttaattcatcaatcaagtataagggaggagcgaaaacccgcagacactcggccagagcctggttcctctctaggttcctgccattctagggagtttttcctagccaccgtgcttctacatctgcattgcttgctgtttggtgttttaaGCTGGGCTTATGTATAgcgctttgtgacatctgctgctgtaaaaagggctttataaataaatttgattgattgactgattgatatgtataatacagtaatgtacatttacattaagtggtttgtaaggatggAAAATTAATACTGCACAAAGTGGATGTTACCATATTTGATGAAGAAAAAATTGATCtggatgttttgtgtctttgcCCATAACTTTGCACGTTTTTTATGTAAATGTTTGaggatgtcacgacttccgccgaagtcggtccctccttgttcgggcggcgttcgaagtcaccggctttctagccatcgctgctccacctttcattttccatttgttttgtcttccctcacacctggttcacattccctcatcagactaaatgtatattaccctctgtttcccccatgtctgtgtgtggaattgttcttTGTGTAGGGCGTTACGCTACAGGCTGGCTTGTTTCAAACctaggtttgtttgttttgtttaatccGGTTCATGTTACTGTGGTTGTGCTTTGTGCTGCCTCGCCTGTGCCTTTGGGCCAGGGTGTATATTAAAGTTCTCCTGTtatcactcatctctgctctcctgcgcctgacttcccggcAAGCAGTCCCCCCACCCCGTTACAGAGGACAggtttttgttctttctggattccagtACAATGACaaatcacagagaaagggacagggcaaCAACTCTTACAATTCCAACAATTGAATCCTGCAAGATACTGTTCTTAATTATAAGTACCTTTTTTTTTGCCAAAGCAGAAATGctgaaaatgtgtttttcctGTGCTACAGACGTCTATATCGGTCCGCTAATACTAGTAATGGTCCAGTGGACTACTGTTGTGATTCTaaaaaatatacagtgccttcggaaagtattcagaccccttgactttttaaacattttgttatgttacagccttattctaaaactgattcaaACCAATttttcccttatcaatctacacacaatactccataatgacaaagcaaaaacagatttttttaattttatttacccctttttcgtggtatccaattggtagttacagtcttgtctcatcgctgcaactcccgtacggactcgggagaggcgaaggtcgagagctgtgcgtcctccgaaacacaacccatcccaaccaagccgcaatgcttcttgacacaatgcccacttaacccggaagatagccgcaccaatgtgtcggaagaaacaccgtacacctggcgaccgtgtcagcatgcactgcacccagcatgccacaggagtcgctagtgcacgatgggacaaggacatccctgccggccaaaccctcctctaacccggacaacgctgggccaattgtgcgccaccccatgggtctcccggtcgcggccagctgcgacagagcctagactcgaacccagaatttctagtggcacagctagcactgtgatgctgtgccttagaccactatTTTTTACTgaactatcacatttacattagtactcagaccctttactcagtactttgttgaagcacctttggcagtgattacagcctcgagtcttcttggatatgacgctacaagcttggcacacatgtatatggggagtttctcccattcctctctgcagatcctctcaagctctgtcaggttggatggggagcaatgctgcacagttattttcaggtgtctccagagatgtttgattgggttcaagtttggctgggccactcaaggacattcagagacttgtcccgaagccactcctgcgttgtcttggctgtgtgcttagggtcgttgtcctattggaaggtgaaccttagccccagtcttaggtcctgagcgctctggagcaggttttcatcaaggatctatgtactttgctctgttcatctttgcctcgatcgtgactagtctcccagtccctgtcgctgaaaaacatcccgtcagcatgatgctgccaccaccatgcttcaccttaggagttttggcaaactccaagcgggctgtcatgtcatgtgccttttattgaagagtggcttctgtctggccactctaccataaatgcctgattgttggagtgctgcagagatggttgtccttctggaagattctcaaatctccacagaggaactcaaaatctctgtcaaatcaaatccaataaaatgttattggtcacatacacatggttaacagatgttaatgcgagtgtagcgacagtgcagtaatatctaacaagtaatctaacaattttacAACAACTagcttatacacacaagtgtaaaggaatgatgcagtagatggtatagagtatagtatatacatatgagatgagtaatgtagggtatgtaaacattatataaagtgacattgtttaaagtgactagtgataca
It encodes:
- the LOC129818628 gene encoding uroplakin-3b-like isoform X2; protein product: MICWTVQVNNTPAVNPSSWAAKLTSNSVILTSPSCYFNSLDNLSCNSTTTCEIWLVSAIDTGGSNFDADKNMAYIDTLSPYPTAFSSNTSKKYFLTKLGLQKDYPCPIVAGTDYFRVGSDGSCSTPNCNGILPVGSTARFKYVLINPANKTVVAESLWSNNITLYPLKDPERIDNGFAGRSASMIVITSILCSFLALLLLLLLIMLSYVLCCRKEKQEIQVPGSVRMYDTHNLKDPSPYVNRAYEDEPQRPTVTSPIKLKSYTDYDLKKPATEL
- the LOC129818628 gene encoding uroplakin-3b-like protein 1 isoform X1; amino-acid sequence: MALLFYVVFCLSVWTGLCQIQVNNTPAVNPSSWAAKLTSNSVILTSPSCYFNSLDNLSCNSTTTCEIWLVSAIDTGGSNFDADKNMAYIDTLSPYPTAFSSNTSKKYFLTKLGLQKDYPCPIVAGTDYFRVGSDGSCSTPNCNGILPVGSTARFKYVLINPANKTVVAESLWSNNITLYPLKDPERIDNGFAGRSASMIVITSILCSFLALLLLLLLIMLSYVLCCRKEKQEIQVPGSVRMYDTHNLKDPSPYVNRAYEDEPQRPTVTSPIKLKSYTDYDLKKPATEL